The nucleotide sequence GCATGGCGCGGACCATGACACGGTAGGTATCAAGATCTTCCAGGGCGACCCTGTCCAGCAGCACGACAACATCAATATCGCTGGTTTCACGGGCCTCCCCCCTTCTGTAGCTGCCCTGAAGCCCAAGATACTGCAACCGTGAGCCAAAGGCCTGCTGCAACCGAGGCAGAAGCACAGCCATCCATGCATCAGGGTTAATCACAAATTTCTCCATCTTTTTCAAATTTTTCATATAGATAGTTAAAATGACCCTTTTCCGCGCCCAGCGCTTTTTCCGCCATCCAGGCAAGGGCCTTGATCTTTTGCAGTCGCTGCGCGCCTTCCCACGCAAAGGCCCCTCCGTGCAGCATAAATTCAGAGGCGGCAAGCAGTATTTCCATGCATTCCCTAGGATATTCGGTTTGGAATATGCCTTCGCGCATCCCCTGCCGGACAATGCCCTCCAGAATGGGCGAGAGCCGCAGAACAATGGATGCCATGGTACGCTGATGCATATCCGCATTGCCCACAGCGCTGGACTCTTTTTCCAGGCGATCACCGCGCGCATTGTCTTGCCCCGAAGCCCTGAGTATGCGGAACATTTTTTCCTCGGCAGACATCTGCGGATTGTCTGCAATCGCCTGCGCCGCCTCCATTTCCGTATCAATATACCGCGCGATTACGGCGTCCATGAGTTCTTCTTTTGACGCGAAGTAATGGTAAAACGTCCCCTTGGCGATGTTCAGGGCTGCAAGAATATCGCTGACGGTGGTGCTGGCGTACCCCTTTGACGCAAACAGGGCTTCTGCGGCGTCAACAATTTCTGCTCTGCGCTTGCCATGTTCTTTAATGATGCGCATCGGCACCCCCACAAATTTTAATAGACCGACGGTCGGTCTATTAAATAGCGAGCAATTTCAGTTGCGTCAACAGGCTCGGGCATTGCTCCGCACTCTCTGCCGTGCAGCCGATGGCGACAAAAAAAGGCGGCCCCGAAAAATTTTCGGGGCCGCCGCTCAAGCTCATGTCCGCCTCTGCACAAGGCGCAGTATTATTTACCAAACCAGCACTTGGGATAGGTGCAGGTGTGGCACGCCAAACAATAGCCGCCTTCGCCCATGCGGGCGGCCTCTATGCGGGTCAGGCCGCGCCCCGCCAGCATGCGCGGCAAAACCAGATCAAGAAACGTCGTTTTAAAATACAGGGCGCAGGCGGGCACGCCGAGCACCTGCATGTCGCCCTGCGGGCCGGGTATGCGGCCCATAAGGCTCATGGTGCCGGGCAGCACGGGCACGCCGTGCAGCACGTCGGTAAGGCCCGCCTCAACCAGCGCCTGTCTGGTCACGTCGTCCGGGTCAACCGAAAGCCCGCCCGTGGTGATCAGCAGGTCAGCCCCGGCCTCGCGCATGGCGGCCACAGAGGCCCGCATCATGGCCTTGTCGTCAGGCACGATGTCGGTGCGCGCAACGGTGCAATCGAGCATGGTGACCTTGGCGGTGATGACGGGGATAAACTTGTCTTCAATAATACCCTGAAAAACCTCGGTGCCGGTCACCAGAATGCCCACACGGGCCTTGCGCAGGGGCAGCACGCGGAACAGCGGCCCGCCCTCCAGCGCCTCCAGCGCCTGACCAAGCCGCTCGCGGCTGATATAGAGCGGGATGGCGCGCGTACCGCAAAGGGGGTTGCCCTCCTTGACCAGGGTTGCATCCTGACGCGAGGCCACCATGACCTCGGGCACCAGATTAAACCTTGTCATGCGCTCCACATCCACGCAAAAAAGCCCGTTGCAGGCAGCCTTGAAGTCTATTTTGCCTTCATGGGGCGGCAGCGCGTAGGTCACGCCCTCGCCAGCCATGCGACGGGCAAAAATTTCTGCGACTTCGTTTTCGTGCACCATGGCCTGCTGGCCGGACGACGCATTTTGCGGCGCATCATCGTCGGTCACCGCCACATGGAACCGGCCCATCTGCTGCAGCCGGCAGATGTCGCCTACCGAGATACGCTGCCCGGCCTTGAATTCCGGCCCCTTGAACTGGCCGGGGTCAATGCGCGTCATGTCGTGGGCCACGTTTTTGCCCACGGCCTCCTCCACCGGCACAACACGCACGCCGGTAGAGGCCTTGTGACGTTCGACAGCAAGGGCCTGACAGTCTTCCTTGAGTTCGCGCCGGGCAGAAACGTACGGAGCCTCACCCTGACAGCCCCGGCATACCGGGCCGTCCTCCACGGGATATGCCTCGCCGCACACGGGGCAGCAGAGTATGCGCGTCATGTGCTTGTGGCCCATAAACCGGCGTTTGACCGTAATGGACTCAACCTTGCAAATGCTGTCGCCAGCAGTTTCAATCTCTGATTCCAGCAGGGCTATATCCTGATCCTTTTTGGCTTTTTCCTTAAAAAACCACGCCTTGAGCTCCGGGTAGGCAGCCATCTTTAGCGGGTCGAGGCTCACGCGCACGCCCTCTCCCGTATGCTTGTCAAACAACGAAACCGCATACCGGCCCAGATTGTGTATCTTCATCCAGTTGTTGCCGATGCTGCACAACGTCAGCAACTGCACGGCGTCGGGCAGGCACTTGCCGGACTCAACCACGGCCTCAAACAACGTGCCCTCGGTCAGGTGGCGCTTGGCCAGTTCCACCATATAACCGCCCACAAGCAGGCCGGGCGCGGCATAGCCATGAAAGTTCTCCGCCAGACGGTGAAATTCCTTAAACGTATAGGCCCCAATATTCATATAATCTCCAGGCCATCAAACGCGGGCGTGCAAAATGCCCGCGCACCGGCAGAGTTGTTCGCGCGCGGTTGATTCCGCTTTCCGGACGGACGCGCACCAGCGCCGGACAGCAAATATAAGGCATACGGCCGCTATGCAGCCGCATATTATCACGTTTGTTTGCGATACCGTGAGCTGGATAAATCTTAAAGAGATGCTCCCAGAATATCCAGTGCCCTTTTTACGTCTTCCGGGCGGTTAAGATTAAAAAACGGCCCGGCTTCATCCGGACCGTAAGGCAGACGGGTCTGTTTTTCGGCGGGGACAACATTATTGAGCCTGCCGCCCTGCTGGGTGACCGATTTTTCAAACCAGGGCAGCGAGGCCGTTTCATAAACAGCGACCAGCGCCTCCGGTCGTCCGCTGACCGCATCCACATACAGCGTGGCCAGGTTGCCCGCGCCTGCCGTATTGCGCGAGGCCAAAAGCCTGCGCAGGGTAGGGGCATCCATAAAGGGCATGTCGCACGAAACAACCAGCACGGCGTCAAAGCCATGGGCGCGCGCAGCCTTCAGAGCCGCCAGCACGCCCGCTGCAGGGCCGCGGTCGGGGTATTCATCAAAAATGCACTGGTATCCGGCACGCGCAAGCCCGCTCCGGCATGAGATCCAGCATTGCGGCAGCAGGTCTGTCAGCAGGGAGCATGTCCGGGTCAAAAGATCAGGCTTGCCCGGCCCGTAAACCTGCAGCAGGGCCTTGTCCCTCCCCATGCGGGAGGACATCCCCCCCGCCAGCACCACGCCCGCCACAGGGCCACGCACATTTTCCATCCGGCCTCCGCCGCGCACGTGCGCCGCTTTTTGCGCACGCCGCGTCCATATGATAGAGATTTGCAATGATGCACCACTTATACCCCGCACCGCAAGCCTGCGTGAACGAGTCAGAAATCATCGACTTCCACTGCCCTGCAGTGCGCGACAAAGCGGCCAGCCTTGCCGCCGAAAGCGCCTCGGAACTGGAACTGATCGAAAAAACCTATGTTTTTGTGCGCGACCGCATAGCCCACTCCATCGACTGCGGCGGCACGGCCGTTACCTGCCGGGCATCGGAAGTGCTGCGGACCGCTGAGGGCTTGTGCTACGCCAAGTCGCACCTGCTGGCGGCGCTGCTGCGGGCCAACGGCATTGCCGCCGGTTTTTGCTATCAGCTGCTGGGCCTGAAGGACGAACACGACCCGCAGCGGGCGCTGCACGGCCTGAATGCTGTATGGCTCAAGGATCGCCAGACCTGGCGGCGCATGGACGCAAGGGGCAACAAACCGGGCGTGGACGCGCGGTTTACGCCCGACGGGCCGGAGCGGCTGGCCTTTACCGTGCATCCGCAATGCGGCGAGGCTGATTATCCCTGCATTTTTACCCGGCCAGACCCCGGCGTGGTCGCAGCCCTGCAGGCGTACGATAATATGGCCCTGCTGCTGCCCAACCTGCCCCAGGGGCTGACGCAGACGCGGGAGTAGCTCAGGCGGAACTGGCGTCAAATACTGGGCAACTTCATGGCCCACGAGATGACGCACGGCATGACGCGAGGGGCGGGCCGCAGCCGACCGACAGGCGTGGTCAGGTCATGGCCCAGCCTGCCGGGCGCATTGTGCCGCGTTCGCGCATCTGCTATGCTCTGCCCGCCGTTGGATAAAACCTCGGCGCGAAAGCCTTCACGGCAGTGAACCGACTAACGGATATCACAGCTGCAACGGAGAACGCATGGGTCAGGATATTTTCGACCTCATTATTGTGCTCATACTGGTCTTTTTTGGAACAAGGGGCTTTATCCACGGCTTTGTGGGCGAGGTGGCCGGTCTCATTTCACTGCTGGGCGGTTTTTGGGCCGCGCACCACTATCATCCGCTGCTCGCCCCGCGCCTGACCCTGATTACCGATCCCTCATGGCGCATCATTGCGGCATACGTGCTCATTTTTCTGGGCGTTATCATATCGGTGGCCCTCATAGCCCGTATACTGCAAAAAATACTTTCCTTCTCCTTTGTTTCGTGGGCCGACAAAATGGCGGGCGGCATGCTTGGTCTGGCCAAGGGCGTGTTGCTCTGCTCGCTGGGCCTGCTTTTTTTGCAAAAATTTTTTGCGGGCGCGCCCTTTATGCAACACTCACGCGCGCTGCCCTACTTTAACGCGCTCATGGCTCAGGTGCACGGCTGGCTGCCGCCAGACCTCACCGCACACCTGGGCATCTAACTGACGCATTACCAAGGAAACACGCATCATGGAAAAGACCGCCCTTGAAGAACTGCAGCTGATCATAGACAAGCTTGCCGCTCCCGACGGCTGCCCCTGGGACAGGGAGCAGACCCCCGAGAGCCTGACTGAATATATTCTTGAAGAAAGCCACGAACTGGTAAGCGCCATACGGTCGGGCAACGTGGCCGACATACGCGAAGAACTGGGCGACGTGGCCTTTTTGCTGCTGTTTGTGGCGCGCATGTACGAAAAAAAGGGCCAGTTCACCCTTGACGACGCCCTCAACAACAACCGTGCAAAGATGATCCGCCGCCACCCCCACGTGTTCAGCAACACTGTCTTTGACAGCCTGGACGAACAGCTCAAGGCCTGGGAAAAAATCAAGCGCGCCGAGCACACGGATGAAGAAGGCAAGCCCAAGGGGCTGTTCGACACCCTGCCCGAAAGCCTGCCGCCGCTGTCCAAGGCCTACCGCATCAATTCCAAGGCGGCCCGCGTGGGCTTTACCTGGCAGGAAGACGAAGAGGTCGAGCAGCAGGTGGAAGCCGAATGGCTGGAATGGCTGGACGCCTCTGCGGGCGGCGATCAGGAAGCCCAAAAGCACGAGCTTGGCGATTTGCTGTTCAGCATCGCCGAGCTTGGCCGCCGCAAGGGCATCAAGGCCAACGAAGCGCTGGACTACGCCAACCGCCGCTTTCTCACGCGCTTTGCCCGCATGGAAGCAATCGCCCGCGAGCAGAACCGCGACTTTTCCGCCCTGACCCTTGATGAAAAAGACGAGCTGTGGAACACCGCCAAGGCCGAGGAAGAAGCGGCAAAAGCCTAGCAGGCGCAACCATGCGTACACCGCGCTTTTTTTGCACCCTGCGGGGTCAAAAACCTGATTTTCGACCTGCGCACCTGCGGCGGCAGGAGGCTGGCCAGCTTCAGCGCCTGAAACTGCGTCTGCCGCTGTGTCTGTCGTTGTGCCTGGCTCTGGGTTTGGCCCTGTGCCTGACGCTGTCGGCATGTACGGCGCGCGGCAGCAATCCGGGCAGCGCCCAGCGGCGCGACCTGCCCGCCGGTACGGCCGCCCTGCTGCCGCGCGCCGACCCCGGCTATCTGCAGTGGCTTGAGCGGCAGTCCATGCTTGGCGCAACCCAGGAGCTCACGGGCCAGGTTTCGGGCACGGACCTTATCTGGCGCAACAGCGCCTCGGCTCGCCGCGTGCCGCTGCTGCTCACCGCCGCGCCCAACTGGTTTGACGTAAACCCCCACAGCCTCAATGCCGGGCAACCAGCCCTGCGGGCGCTGGCGCAATCCGGTCTGGATGTTTTTTGGGCCCAGGCGGGTTTTGGCGGGCTGTTTATTGCCCCCACCGGCGAAAAGGGCGACATCTGGAGTGCCCATGCGGCTTCGGCGCAGCCCGATGCGGCGTCGGAGGCCGGCGACAACGTCACCGCACTGCGCATGGACCCAGCACTGGGCGCTGGCGATGATTTTGCCCGGCTGACGCAAAAAATGGATCAGGGGCACATGCAGATGGGCGGCGAGCTGCCCCCTGCGGCCACGGGCCTCGGCCCCGATTTTATACTGCAGGCTCGCCGGGCATCGCGCTTTGACGGCCTGTATGCCATGATGTCCGTACCGCAGAAAGACTGGGGTCTGCTGCCCGCGACCGCAGGCGAATGGGATTGCCTGCCCCTGCGCGACGCCGCCGTGGCCGAGCTGCGCAAAAAGGGGATCATCCCCGACATGCTGCGGCGCGACAGCCTCGACTGGTCCACCCCCGGCGGCTGGGCCGTTACCGGCGAGGTGCGCGGAGCCGACGGCCAGGTGCGACGCTGGGTGTACCGCTACAGCGGCAACGCCCTGCGGCCAGTGCTGCTGTGGCAGGACCCTTCGGGTCAGGCACGGCGGGTGTTTTCCGCAGCTGTTATCCAGCACACGGGCCTGCAGCAGCAAACGCTCGCCGGCATCAGGCTTGAACCGCTCATGGGGCTGGATCCGCAGGTTGACGGGCAGGCTGTCGGCAGAACCGACGCCGCCGCCCTGGTTCCCGGTCTGGAAGCGCTGGAAGCGCTGTCGGCCGAGGTGCACCGCTATGGCGGCTGGGCTGTGCAGGACGACGTGCTGCCCCCCTCGCTGACGCGGGCAGTGCTGGACACTGCCGTGGATTTCAGCCGCGACAGCATCACTCCTGCAGCGGCGGACTATGCGCTGCTGAGCGGCGATGCCGCCCCGCTGGCCGCCCTGCTCAAGGCTTCGCTGACGGGGGGTGTCGACCATAGCCGCCTTGCTCGGGGCCTGCGCGACAGACAGTATGTGGACTGGCGTCCCCTGCTGGATCTGCCCGATGGTCAGGCGTTGGCGCGCCGCGCGCAATCGCTTGCCAAGGGTTCGCCCGCCGCGCTCGGTCTGCCCGTCACCCAGGCGGAACTGGCCGCACGGGCGCTGGGTTTTGACGCTGCGGCCACGTTGCGGCCAGAGCACCAGCCCTCCATGGCATCGGCCTGCCTGCTGCTGCTGAGCTGGCGCATGGGCCTGCCGGGCCTGACATTTTTGAGCCCGCAGGATCTCACCGGGGCGCTGGGCCTGCCGCAAGGCTCCGGCAAGGGAGCCTCCGCCGCTGGCAGCGTGCCCCTTTGGGCCGCCAACGCCCAGCCCGGCGGGCAGACACCCGCCCAGTTGGCCTTTGGCCCCCTGGACATGCAGTGGAACCGCGAAACAAGCTTTGCTCGCCAAGTGGCCCGCATTTTACAGGGACGGCGCATGGCCGGCCTTGCCGGAGGCCGCCTCGTGCAGGTCACAACCGGCCCCACGGGCTGCGTGGCGACCCTGAGTTCTCTGCCCGGCGGCGGCTACTGGCTGCTGGCGGCCAATTTTTCTGACAAAAAGCAACACCTTGCCTGCCCCCTGCCAGCAGACGCGCAAGGCCCGGCACGTGATGTGCTGAGCGGCCAGAGCGTGTCCATGGCCGGACGCGCCTTGGAAATTGACCTCGAAGCCCGTCAGGCCCGGCATGTACTGCTTGGCGAGCCGAAAACGCATGAAGGAGCGATGCCATGACCCAGAACAGCGCCCAAAATCCCGAAGGCCCGGCTGTCTGTCAGCCCGCAGGCCAACAGCCCAGTGCGGAAGGAGATCACGCGACCTCTGCGCCGCAGGCCGACACGGCCACGTCACAGCCGTCTGCCCCCGCCGCCGCGTCGACCGCCCAGACGGCGGCAACCCCAGAAGGCGCAAAGTCAGGGCCATCACGCCCCGTAACCATCGCAGCCAAGGGATTCAGGGGCGTGTTCGGCAATATCGGCAAGACCGGCAATACAGCCTCTTCCACCACGGGCGCCACGCAGGCCGCCCCTGCAACGCCGCCCCCCGCCCCCGGCTTTGCCGACAGTCTTTTTGATGCGGCAAGTGTTGTCGGGCCTCTGGCGCTGCTGCTGATCATGCTTGCGCAGGCATGGCCCGCCCTGCTGGGGCACAGCCTGTACTGCCCACGCGAGGCGGCGGGCATCATGGCCTTTACCCAGACAGCGCAAAGCGGCATGTGGCTTGCCCCTGCGGGCGACGGTCTTTCGCAGTGGCCAGTATTTTTCTGGTTTTTGCGCGGCCTTGAGGCCCTGCTGGCCAAGGCTGCCCCGCAGTTTGCCCACCTGCTCTTTCCTCTTGCCGCCATGGCGGGCTGCCTGCTGAGCCTTATTGCGGTGTGGGTTATGGGCCGCGTTGCCGGTCTCGACCGCAAGGTAGCGCTGGCTGGCGGCATGATGCTGCTCTGCGCCCCCATTTTTGCGCCTCTTTCAACATTTACCGGGCCGGAAACGCTGGCTGCGGCCCTGACGCTGTTTTCGCTGGCCTGTCTGTGCCACGGCTGGCAGCAACAGGGCACGACCCTCACGGTGCCGCTGGGCTTTATTCTGGCGGCGCTGGCCGGTCTGACCGGCGGTCTTTTTCACCTGCTGCTGCCCGTGCTGGCCAGCCTGGTCTTTCTTTTCTGGCGCGGAGACTTTCGCCGCGCGCAAAAGACGGACGGTCTCCTTGGCTTTGCGCTGCTGCTGATCATGGTGGGCTGCTGGCTGGCCGTGGTCATGCTGTGGCACCAGCCGCAGGGCTACCTTAAAAATATTGGCGAAAACCTGGTCACCTGGCCCATTACCCGGAGCAACTGGTGGAAACCCCTTGCCGTTGCCGCTCTGGGCCTGCTGCCCTGGCTGGCTGTGGTCTGCGGCGTTTCGTGGGCGCGGGTGCTGCGCACGGCTCCGGCGGATATGGCCGCCTCGCGCAAGGAAAAAGCCGGTATGGCCTTTTTGTGGATAGCCCTTGCGCTCGCCTGTCTGCTCTGCATCCCTGCCGCCGACATGGTTGGCGCCACGGTGTGC is from Desulfovibrio desulfuricans and encodes:
- a CDS encoding TetR/AcrR family transcriptional regulator — its product is MRIIKEHGKRRAEIVDAAEALFASKGYASTTVSDILAALNIAKGTFYHYFASKEELMDAVIARYIDTEMEAAQAIADNPQMSAEEKMFRILRASGQDNARGDRLEKESSAVGNADMHQRTMASIVLRLSPILEGIVRQGMREGIFQTEYPRECMEILLAASEFMLHGGAFAWEGAQRLQKIKALAWMAEKALGAEKGHFNYLYEKFEKDGEICD
- a CDS encoding FmdE family protein, with protein sequence MNIGAYTFKEFHRLAENFHGYAAPGLLVGGYMVELAKRHLTEGTLFEAVVESGKCLPDAVQLLTLCSIGNNWMKIHNLGRYAVSLFDKHTGEGVRVSLDPLKMAAYPELKAWFFKEKAKKDQDIALLESEIETAGDSICKVESITVKRRFMGHKHMTRILCCPVCGEAYPVEDGPVCRGCQGEAPYVSARRELKEDCQALAVERHKASTGVRVVPVEEAVGKNVAHDMTRIDPGQFKGPEFKAGQRISVGDICRLQQMGRFHVAVTDDDAPQNASSGQQAMVHENEVAEIFARRMAGEGVTYALPPHEGKIDFKAACNGLFCVDVERMTRFNLVPEVMVASRQDATLVKEGNPLCGTRAIPLYISRERLGQALEALEGGPLFRVLPLRKARVGILVTGTEVFQGIIEDKFIPVITAKVTMLDCTVARTDIVPDDKAMMRASVAAMREAGADLLITTGGLSVDPDDVTRQALVEAGLTDVLHGVPVLPGTMSLMGRIPGPQGDMQVLGVPACALYFKTTFLDLVLPRMLAGRGLTRIEAARMGEGGYCLACHTCTYPKCWFGK
- the mobA gene encoding molybdenum cofactor guanylyltransferase — protein: MENVRGPVAGVVLAGGMSSRMGRDKALLQVYGPGKPDLLTRTCSLLTDLLPQCWISCRSGLARAGYQCIFDEYPDRGPAAGVLAALKAARAHGFDAVLVVSCDMPFMDAPTLRRLLASRNTAGAGNLATLYVDAVSGRPEALVAVYETASLPWFEKSVTQQGGRLNNVVPAEKQTRLPYGPDEAGPFFNLNRPEDVKRALDILGASL
- a CDS encoding transglutaminase-like domain-containing protein, with amino-acid sequence MMHHLYPAPQACVNESEIIDFHCPAVRDKAASLAAESASELELIEKTYVFVRDRIAHSIDCGGTAVTCRASEVLRTAEGLCYAKSHLLAALLRANGIAAGFCYQLLGLKDEHDPQRALHGLNAVWLKDRQTWRRMDARGNKPGVDARFTPDGPERLAFTVHPQCGEADYPCIFTRPDPGVVAALQAYDNMALLLPNLPQGLTQTRE
- a CDS encoding CvpA family protein, with protein sequence MGQDIFDLIIVLILVFFGTRGFIHGFVGEVAGLISLLGGFWAAHHYHPLLAPRLTLITDPSWRIIAAYVLIFLGVIISVALIARILQKILSFSFVSWADKMAGGMLGLAKGVLLCSLGLLFLQKFFAGAPFMQHSRALPYFNALMAQVHGWLPPDLTAHLGI
- the mazG gene encoding nucleoside triphosphate pyrophosphohydrolase, encoding MEKTALEELQLIIDKLAAPDGCPWDREQTPESLTEYILEESHELVSAIRSGNVADIREELGDVAFLLLFVARMYEKKGQFTLDDALNNNRAKMIRRHPHVFSNTVFDSLDEQLKAWEKIKRAEHTDEEGKPKGLFDTLPESLPPLSKAYRINSKAARVGFTWQEDEEVEQQVEAEWLEWLDASAGGDQEAQKHELGDLLFSIAELGRRKGIKANEALDYANRRFLTRFARMEAIAREQNRDFSALTLDEKDELWNTAKAEEEAAKA
- a CDS encoding ArnT family glycosyltransferase codes for the protein MTQNSAQNPEGPAVCQPAGQQPSAEGDHATSAPQADTATSQPSAPAAASTAQTAATPEGAKSGPSRPVTIAAKGFRGVFGNIGKTGNTASSTTGATQAAPATPPPAPGFADSLFDAASVVGPLALLLIMLAQAWPALLGHSLYCPREAAGIMAFTQTAQSGMWLAPAGDGLSQWPVFFWFLRGLEALLAKAAPQFAHLLFPLAAMAGCLLSLIAVWVMGRVAGLDRKVALAGGMMLLCAPIFAPLSTFTGPETLAAALTLFSLACLCHGWQQQGTTLTVPLGFILAALAGLTGGLFHLLLPVLASLVFLFWRGDFRRAQKTDGLLGFALLLIMVGCWLAVVMLWHQPQGYLKNIGENLVTWPITRSNWWKPLAVAALGLLPWLAVVCGVSWARVLRTAPADMAASRKEKAGMAFLWIALALACLLCIPAADMVGATVCAACLAALLLGKALLRLSPAGAKLFYIIAALCLLLASLALVAAGFGFSLDWLGKFLHLTLSEGQRTAVLGLKALPVLGLIGIAAVVLLARMVRRGAHGGASGSLVLGVVIAVVMAQPASLMLMPQLEKTPEAQVRNLSAILAPAPAAPAAPAIPEAVAPAPAAAPEVPLATPAAEPKAAPATAPEAAPAVPVEKPAAPVQEPAAQPSDATQPSEAAGQSAVQAAIEAAAKQAAQEGASSAQSNPTAPAPAVESPAAAPAPAAAPTAPAKETGTEAAPAAQPLAPQTTPQAAPQAVPAEKPAN